ATGGCTCAGGCTGAGCACGCAATCGACGTCTTCGGCGATTTCGAACCGCCGGATCGCGCCGCGCATCCAAGGCAACAGACCGCGGTAATAGTGCCGTACCCCGGGCAAGCGATTGAGCCAGCTCGTATGGATCGGTCGCGCGGCGATCGTCGGGCTGACCGTGCCGGGGACGTGGACCAGCGTGAAGAGCGGGGCCTCGGGCAGTTGCTCGCACAGCGCAGCAAGGCACTTCTCGCCGCCGCGCATACCGGTCAGCCAATCATGAACCAAGGCAATCTTCACAGGCCGACGTCCTTGTCGTGCGCCCGAGTGCAGAGCGGCGACTGGGCATGTTCGAGTTATACGCGGTGCCGACTAGAATGCCCAGGCTCGATTCGCGGGATCGTGCCGTCCTTCACTCTCGGGTATTACGCAGTATGCCGGCGATTCGCGGTGTGATCTTCGACCTGGACGGCACGCTGGTCGACTCCAGGCTCGACTTCGCCGCGATGCGTCGCGAGATCGGGCTGCCAGACGGCACGCCCCTGTTGGAAGGTCTGGCGCGGCTGTCGGGCGAAGCGCGGGTCCGGGGCGAAGCGGTGCTCACGCGGCACGAATGGGAAGGCGCCCAGCAAGCCACGTTGATGGCGGGCGCGGGTGAGCTGCTGGCAATGCTGGCACAGCGCGGCATGCGCCTGGCGCTGGTGACGCGCAACCGGCGCGACGTGACCCTGGCCACGTTGGCGCGGTTGGGATTGGAGTTCGAAATCGTCCTGACCCGGGACGACGCCCCGCCGAAACCCGATCCTGCGGCGGTCGCGACGATTTGCCGGCAATGGGAATTTGTGCCGCACGAGGTGGCCGTCGTTGGCGATTATGTCTTCGACATCGAGGCCGGCCGCCGCGCCGGCACGCGCACCGTGCTCTATACCCGCGGGCGCGATCCCGCGGCGCTCCCCTTCGACGCGACGGCCGACCTGGTCGTCGCGTCGCTGGCCGACGTCGATGCGTTGCTGGCATGGTTCGAGCGACCCGGTTAGCCGCGCGCAACCGGTCTAGGTTGCCCGCGGGGC
This genomic interval from Pirellulales bacterium contains the following:
- a CDS encoding HAD family hydrolase, coding for MPAIRGVIFDLDGTLVDSRLDFAAMRREIGLPDGTPLLEGLARLSGEARVRGEAVLTRHEWEGAQQATLMAGAGELLAMLAQRGMRLALVTRNRRDVTLATLARLGLEFEIVLTRDDAPPKPDPAAVATICRQWEFVPHEVAVVGDYVFDIEAGRRAGTRTVLYTRGRDPAALPFDATADLVVASLADVDALLAWFERPG